A genomic window from Papaver somniferum cultivar HN1 unplaced genomic scaffold, ASM357369v1 unplaced-scaffold_15, whole genome shotgun sequence includes:
- the LOC113335635 gene encoding F-box protein At3g07870-like codes for MNSFSLSSCSSFEKKTGFRFEHIPTEIIEDILARLPAETVLDCKLVCKKWLSVIRDCCFPEKHLHYQLLQFHYFHNHKYYPSYKKNKVTTKIGFIVGVDGTPDDDEYTMVYKEFDDRVITTYRINHHVLCVPGDEWVGSCNGLICIAKYIFNKEVLYVFNPITRKCVYLPRLTLYEVATISHMSRGFGYSATSKKYKDVRILYSKVENSDECLGLVQVYTLGGGSGWRVKETIVHSFNSAHSFISDPGAYVDESLHWLNKERQVWAFDLSDEKFCLLTTLPFSCDTNNAQRQQKLVVLGGWLSVVDIHLNHVDIWSFKKFEEKQKLRSWSKGFSIGWSGLFEVVGLTNKGELLCFRINENICLYSKYSEPICELKETPTIKYGMLHVNSFISIKALEEENVQVIGSPERSEGAISEDELDA; via the coding sequence ATGAATTCCTTCTctttatcttcttgttcttcttttgaAAAGAAAACTGGATTTAGGTTTGAACATATACCTACAGAAATAATAGAAGATATATTGGCTAGGTTACCAGCTGAAACAGTCTTAGATTGTAAACTTGTTTGCAAAAAATGGTTAAGTGTTATTCGTGATTGTTGTTTTCCTGAGAAACATTTACATTATCAATTACTCCAATTTCACTATTTTCACAACCATAAATATTACCCTTCTTATAAAAAGAATAAGGTTACTACTAAAATTGGATTCATAGTTGGTGTCGACGGAACacctgatgatgatgaatacacaATGGTTTACAAGGAGTTCGATGACAGAGTGATTACAACTTATAGAATCAACCACCATGTGTTATGTGTACCTGGTGATGAATGGGTCGGGTCCTGTAATGGTTTGATATGCATAGCTAAATACATTTTTAACAAAGAGGTATTATATGTATTTAATCCAATTACTAGAAAGTGTGTTTATCTACCGAGATTAACATTATACGAGGTTGCAACAATTTCACATATGTCTCGCGGATTTGGTTATAGTGCTACTTCTAAGAAATACAAGGATGTTAGAATTTTATACAGCAAAGTGGAGAACAGTGATGAATGCCTTGGGTTAGTTCAAGTTTATACTCTTGGTGGTGGGAGCGGCTGGAGAGTCAAAGAAACCATTGTGCATTCTTTTAACAGTGCGCATTCGTTTATCAGTGATCCTGGTGCATATGTAGATGAATCTCTTCATTGGTTGAACAAGGAAAGGCAAGTATGGGCGTTTGATTTGTCCGATGAAAAGTTCTGTTTGTTAACAACGTTACCTTTCAGTTGTGATACAAATAATGCACAACGTCAACAAAAATTAGTAGTTCTGGGTGGGTGGTTGTCTGTTGTTGATATTCATCTCAATCATGTAGATATATGGTCTttcaaaaaatttgaagaaaagcAGAAGCTAAGGAGTTGGAGTAAGGGGTTCTCTATTGGTTGGAGTGGTCTTTTTGAAGTAGTCGGCCTTACAAATAAGGGAGAGCTTCTATGTTTCAGGATTAATGAAAATATCTGCCTCTACAGTAAATATTCAGAACCTATATGTGAGCTCAAagaaactcctacaatcaaataCGGAATGTTACATGTGAACAGTTTTATCTCTATAAAGGCTTTGGAGGAAGAAAACGTGCAGGTAATTGGATCACCCGAAAGAAGTGAAGGAGCAATTAGTGAAGACGAGCTCGATGCATAA
- the LOC113335556 gene encoding uncharacterized protein LOC113335556, with amino-acid sequence MYTWKTRDKVVQWAVEHGWKINCVLVKGRQSRKERVEMVCERGGKKVSKKKKGEVYVGKTGKKYKTKSRKINCPFKIVFNWNSNETVFTLNKDMDCGHNHPRPKDLHGHYRSVRLKAHKYAEVDKITRARMAPSKILSKLKEDHKNNKTTLQQIYNARSTLRRKDLQGRLVMQQLLWLAQKKNYACQKKLDKFGHVTHLFIAHLECVKLELCFPQVLILDCSYKTNKYAIPLMNVVGHTSTKSPFIVAFCFLKDELKESYVWALEQVKLVFREDALLKIMVSRTLKSKLNISKCDSSARGCGYLFAELCS; translated from the coding sequence ATGTATACGTGGAAAACTCGAGATAAAGTTGTTCAATGGGCTGTGGAACATGGTTGGAAAATCAATTGCGTCCTAGTTAAAGGAAGACAAAGCCGAAAGGAGCGGGTtgagatggtttgtgagagaggtgGGAAGAAAGTAAGCAAGAAGAAAAAGGGTGAGGTgtatgttgggaagaccgggaaaaAGTATAAGACTAAATCAAGGAAGATAAATTGTCCCTTCAAAATCGTCTTCAATTGGAACTCAAATGAAACGGTTTTCACcttgaataaagatatggattgcgGTCATAACCATCCACGTCCAAAGGATCTTCATGGACATTATAGATCCGTAAGACTCAAAGCTCATAAATATGCGGAGGTAGATAAAATTACACGAGCACGTATGGCACCCTCTAAAATTCTTAGTAAATTGAAGGAGGATCATAAGAATAACAAGACTACGTTGCAACAAATCTATAACGCTAGAAGTACTTTGAGAAGGAAGGATTTGCAAGGTAGGTTGGTGATGCAACAATTATTGTGGTTGGCGCAAAAGAAGAACTATGCTTGCCAAAAGAAATTGGATAAATTCGGCCATGTGACGCACCTTTTTATTGCCCATCTGGAATGTGTAAAGTTGGagttatgcttcccacaagttctcATATTGGATTGCAGTTACAAGACCAATAAGTATGCGATTCCCTTGATGAACGTTGTTGGTCATACGTCAACCAAGTCACCTTTCAtcgttgctttttgttttttgaaagatGAGTTGAAAGAAAGCTATGTTTGGGCATTGGAACAAGTGAAGTTAGTCTTCCGGGAGGATGCTCTTCTAAAGATCATGGTAAGCCGAACCTTGAAGTCTAAACTGAATATTTCCAAGTGTGATAGTTCGGCTCGCGGATGTGGTTATTTGTTTGCCGAACTATGTTCATGA